From Diadema setosum chromosome 5, eeDiaSeto1, whole genome shotgun sequence, the proteins below share one genomic window:
- the LOC140228541 gene encoding small nuclear ribonucleoprotein E-like has product MAYKGQKVQKVMVQPINLIFRYLQNRSRVQIWLYDQSNLRIEGHIIGFDEYMNVVLDDAEEVHRKNKTRKPIGRILLKGDNITLIQNVQVAA; this is encoded by the exons ATGGCATACAAAGGACAAAAAGTGCAGAAAGTGATGGTTCAGCCAATT AACCTCATTTTCAGATATCTTCAAAAC AGATCAAGAGTACAAATCTGGCTGTATGACCAGTCCAATCTGAGAATAGAAGGCCACATTATT GGGTTTGACGAGTACATGAACGTTGTGCTGGATGATGCAGAGGAGGTtcacaggaaaaacaaaaccagGAAGCCCATTG GTCGGATTCTTCTGAAAGGTGACAACATCACGCTCATACAGAATGTCCAGGTAGCAGCATAG